Proteins encoded within one genomic window of Brassica rapa cultivar Chiifu-401-42 chromosome A09, CAAS_Brap_v3.01, whole genome shotgun sequence:
- the LOC103841346 gene encoding vesicle-associated membrane protein 727: MSQKGLIYSFVAKGTVVLAEHTPYSGNFSTIAVQCLQKLPTNSSKYTYSCDAHTFNFLVHNGFVFLVVADESTGRSVPFVFLERVKEDFKKRYAASIKNDELHPLDDGDEDDDLFGDRFSIAYNLDREFGPILKEHMQYCMSHPEEMSKLSKLKAQINDVKGIMMDNIEKVLDRGEKIELLVDKTENLQFQADSFQRQGRQLRRKMWIQSLQMKLMVGGAVMSFILIVWVVACGGFKCSS, encoded by the exons ATGAGTCAGAAGGGTTTGATATACAGCTTCGTCGCCAAAGGAACCGTTGTTCTAGCGGAGCACACTCCTTATTCAGGAAACTTCAGCACCATCGCTGTTCAATGTCTCCAGAAGCTTCCCACTAATAGCAGCAAGTATACTTACTCTTGCGATGCTCACACTTTCAATTTCCTTGTCCACAATGGCTTTG TGTTTCTTGTGGTTGCTGATGAGTCAACGGGAAGAAGTGTTCCTTTTGTGTTCCTTGAACGTGTCAAAGAAGACTTCAAGAAACGGTATGCGGCGAGTATTAAGAACGATGAGCTGCATCCTCTTGATGATGGTGACGAAGACGATGATTTGTTTGGGGATCGGTTTAGCATCGCTTACAATCTTGACAGGGAGTTCGG GCCTATACTTAAGGAGCATATGCAGTATTGTATGAGCCATCCAGAAGAGATGAGCAAACTTTCAAAGTTGAAGGCTCAAATTAATGATGTCAAGGGGATCATGATGGACAACATTGAGAAG GTTCTGGACAGAGGAGAGAAGATCGAACTACTGGTTGACAAAACGGAGAACCTTCAGTTCCAAGCGGATAGTTTCCAGAGACAAGGGAGGCAGCTAAGAAGGAAGATGTGGATACAGAGCCTGCAGATGAAGCTGATGGTGGGAGGTGCTGTCATGTCCTTTATTCTCATCGTTTGGGTTGTTGCTTGTGGAGGTTTTAAATGCTCGTCATGA
- the LOC103841344 gene encoding TATA-binding protein-associated factor BTAF1, with protein MAQQQQSSRLSRLLTLLDTGSTQTTRLTAARQIGDIAKSHPQDLSSLLRKVLHYLRSKKWDTRVAAAHAIGAIVLNVKHTSLSELLNSLATKLGEAGLSGNVDEVVASGNLQSKLLENAPFRSFEMNKVLEFGALLASGGQEYDILNDNSKNPRDRMARQKKNLRRRLGLDMCEQFMDVNEMIGDEDLIEQKSNVHANGVGNRLYANYSPHHIQQFVSRMVPRVAHKRPSARELNLLKRKAKISSKDQAKGNCEGADVEMSSSHASTSKRTLSDSMDSNKANIGNEDDMEPDADGRWPFHSFVEQLILDMFDPAWEIRHGSVMALREILMLHGGSAGVSTAEFSSDNGFDLNEDLTKVTREKEIDLNMQFSVNELEPLRKRPKIEDPSKSFVGNTVLEPMVSDYENSVKDEEVESLLPPVKVNGQVNFISTKAEPESSIDGSSCQSDRNHVAEVSNHVEDKSFVEKSLLPNKNQEENIEVLDLVKQARHSWIKNFEFLQDCTIRFLCVLSLDRFGDYISDQVVAPVREACAQALGATFKYMSPSLIYETLNILLQMQRRPEWEIRHGSLLGIKYLVAVRQEMLQDLLGHILPACKAGLEDSDDDVRAVAADALIPAAAAIVSLRGQTLLSIVMLLWDILLELDDLSPSTSSVMNLLAEIYSQDDMTVVMHEELSVGEGQKVDLNETVHVESVRERRDVRESPYALSGLAPRLWPFTRHDITSVRFSAIRTLERLLEAGCRKNISEQSKSSFWPSSILGDTLRIVFQNLLLESTEEILECSERVWKLLVQCPVEDLEEAAKSYMASWIELAATPYGSTLDATKMFWPVAPPRMSHFKAAAKMKAVQLENEASSTLGFDYARSFASLGKNEDASARSTKIIVGSDMEMSVTRTRVVTASALGILASRLSDRSMQFVVDPLSSTLTSLSGVQRQVASVVLISWFREIKCKVPSPSDGSGSLPGFPTPLKKWMLDLLACSDPAFPTKDILLPYAELSRTYTKMRNEASQLLHTVETYHCFDKLLSTTKLNADSLSADETIEFASTLALWNKDSAEKESLEKQVFEDVESSRQQLLSTAGYLKCVQNNLHITVTSLIAAAVVWMSEFPSRLNPIILPLMASIKREQEQILQQKAAEALAELIAYCVDRKPSPNDKLIKNICSLTCMDPSETPQASIIRSIDIVDDLDFLSSRSNAGKQKSKAVLAGGEDRSKVEGFITRRGAELALKHLSVKFGGSLFDKLPKLWECLTEVLVPVTPEDQQDFDLKMESVSDPQVLINNIQVVRSVAPVMEETLKPRLLSLLPCIFKCVRHSHVAVRLAASRCVMTMAKSMTTNVMAAVVENAIPMLGDLTCVNARQGAGMLIGLLVQGLGVELVPYSPLLVVPLLRCMSDVDSSVRQSVTRSFAALVPMLPLARGVPPPVGLSQDLSSNAEDAKFLEQLLDNSHIDDYKLCTELKVTLRRYQQEGINWLGFLKRFKLHGILCDDMGLGKTLQASAIVASDAAERRGLTDEPDVFPSIIVCPSTLVGHWAFEIEKYIDLSLLSVLQYVGSAQDRVSLRELFKNHNVIITSYDVVRKDADYLTQFSWNYCILDEGHIIKNAKSKITSAVKQLKAQHRLILSGTPIQNNIIELWSLFDFLMPGFLGTERQFQASYGKPLLAARDPKCSAKDAEAGVLAMEALHKQVMPFLLRRTKEEVLSDLPEKIIQDRYCDLSPVQLKLYEQFSGSHAKQEISTIIKVDGSADSSNVEVAPTKASTHVFQALQYLLKLCSHPLLVLGEKVTEPVASDLAAMINGCSDIITELHKVQHSPKLVALQEILEECGIGSEASSSDGTLSVGQHRVLIFAQHKALLDIIEKDLFQAHMKSVTYMRLDGSVVPEKRFEIVKAFNSDPTIDVLLLTTHVGGLGLNLTSADTIVFMEHDWNPMRDHQAMDRAHRLGQKRVVNVHRLIMRGTLEEKVMSLQRFKVSVANTVINAENASMKTMNTDQLLDLFASAETSKKGGASSKKGSEDNDQTAGTGKGIKAILGNLEELWDQSQYTEEYNLNQFLAKLNG; from the exons ATGGCTCAGCAACAACAATCTTCGCGACTCAGTCGTCTCCTTACATTGTTGGACA ctGGTTCAACGCAAACTACACGTCTAACTGCAGCTAGGCAGATCGGAGATATTGCAAAGTCTCATCCTCAGGACTTGAGCTCTCTTTTGAGAAAG GTTTTGCATTACCTCCGTAGTAAAAAGTGGGATACGAGGGTTGCTGCTGCTCATGCTATTGGTGCCATTGTCCTGAATGTCAAGCATACTTCATTGAGTGAACTCTTAAATTCTTTGGCAACAAAGTTGGGCGAGGCCGGGTTGTCAGGTAATGTAGATGAAGTGGTGGCTTCAGGCAATCTACAGTCCAAACTTCTAGAAAATGCTCCCTTCAGAAG CTTCGAGATGAATAAGGTTTTAGAGTTTGGCGCTTTGTTGGCATCTGGTGGACag GAGTACGACATTTTGAATGACAATTCCAAAAATCCAAGGGACCGAATGGCTCGTCAGAAAAAGAATCTCCGGCGACGTCTAG GTTTGGACATGTGCGAGCAGTTTATGGATGTCAATGAAATGATTGGAGATGAGGATCTGATTGAGCAAAAGTCCAATGTTCACGCGAATGGAGTTGGAAACAGATTATACGCAAACTATTCTCCACATCACATTCAACAATTTGTTTCAAGAATGGTTCCTCGTGTCGCTCACAAGAGGCCAAGCGCAAGGGAATTAAATCTACTAAAACGTAAAGCAAAAATAAGCTCAAAAGATCAAGCCAAAGGTAACTGCGAAGGAGCAGATGTTGAGATGTCATCATCTCATGCCTCAACCTCAAAGAGAACTTTGTCTGACTCAATGGACTCTAACAAG GCAAACATTGGTAACGAAGATGATATGGAGCCTGATGCGGATGGAAGATGGCCGTTCCACAGCTTTGTTGAGCAACTTATTCTTGACATGTTTGACCCTG CATGGGAGATCCGTCATGGCAGTGTAATGGCTCTGAGAGAAATATTAATGCTTCATGGTGGTTCTGCTGGAGTGTCAACAGCAGAGTTTAGCTCGGATAAtggttttgatttgaacgaAGATTTGACTAAAGTAACACGAGAGAAAGAAATCGACTTGAATATGCAATTTTCAGTAAATGAGCTGGAGCCACTTCGGAAAAGACCTAAGATTGAGGATCCATCAAAATCATTTGTTGGTAACACGGTTTTGGAACCTATGGTGAGTGACTATGAAAATAGTGTTAAAGATGAAGAAGTTGAGTCTTTACTGCCACCAGTAAAGGTCAATGGTCAAGTTAACTTTATTTCTACCAAGGCGGAACCTGAATCTTCTATCGATGGCTCATCATGTCAGTCTGATAGAAATCATGTTGCAGAAGTTAGCAATCACGTTGAAGATAAGAGTTTTGTTGAGAAATCCCTCCTACCTAACAAGAATCAGGAAGAAAATATTGAAGTGTTGGATTTGGTTAAACAAGCTAGGCATTCTTGGatcaaaaattttgaatttctcCAGGATTGCACCATTCGTTTCTTATGTGTGCTTTCACTTGACCG TTTTGGGGATTATATTTCTGATCAGGTTGTTGCTCCTGTGCGGGAAGCTTGTGCCCAAGCACTTGGTGCTACTTTCAAATACATGAGTCCCTCGTTGATTTATGAGACATTAAATATCTTGCTTCAGATGCAG CGCCGGCCTGAATGGGAAATTCGTCATGGAAGTCTTTTGGGCATCAAGTACTTGGTTGCTGTACGACAG GAAATGCTCCAAGATTTACTTGGCCATATTCTTCCGGCGTGTAAAGCAGGGCTGGAGGATTCTGATGACGATGTTCGAGCGGTTGCCGCTGATGCTCTTATACCGGCAGCAGCCGCTATTGTTTCTTTGAGAGGACAGACGTTACTTTCCATTGTCATGTTACTGTGGGATATCTTGCTTGAGTTGGATGACTTAAGTCCATCCACTAGCAG TGTTATGAACCTCCTGGCAGAGATCTATTCTCAAGATGATATGACAGTGGTGATGCATGAAGAATTATCAGTGGGAGAGGGACAAAAAGTTGATCTCAATGAAACGGTTCATGTCGAGAGTGTTAGAGAAAGAAGAGATGTTAGGGAAAGCCCTTATGCGTTATCTGGTTTAGCCCCTAGGCTGTGGCCATTTACGAGACACGACATCACATCAGTTCGATTTTCTGCTATTCGAACTCTG GAGCGACTACTTGAAGCTGGATGCAGAAAGAACATTTCTGAGCAGTCCAAAAGTTCTTTCTGGCCATCTTCTATTTTAGGGGATACCCTAAGAATCGTCTTTCAGAATCTTTTGCTTGAATCAACTGAGGAGATTCTGGAGTGTTCGGAAAGAGTGTGGAAGCTTCTAGTTCAG TGCCCAGTGGAAGATTTGGAAGAAGCTGCAAAATCATACATGGCTTCGTGGATAGAACTTGCAGCTACTCCTTATGGCTCAACATTGGATGCTACAAAAATGTTTTGGCCAGTAGCTCCCCCTCGTATGAGTCATTTCAAAGCTGCTGCTAAGATGAAAGCTGTCCAACTTGAGAATGAAGCTTCCAGCACTCTGGGATTTGATTATGCAAGGAGTTTTGCTTCCCTTGGAAAAAATGAAGATGCTTCTGCCAGGTCCACTAAAATTATCGTTGGCTCTGATATGGAGATGTCAGTGACTCGCACCCGGGTAGTTACAGCATCTGCGTTAGGTATTCTTGCATCCCGATTGAGCGATCGTTCAATGCAGTTTGTGGTAGATCCACTGAGTAGTACTCTTACTTCCTTGTCCGGTGTTCAGCGCCAG GTTGCGTCGGTTGTGCTTATCTCTTGGTTCAGAGAAATTAAATGCAAGGTCCCTTCCCCTTCTGATGGAAGTGGAAGTTTGCCTGGTTTTCCTACTCCTCTTAAAAAATGGATGCTAGATTTGTTAGCTTGCTCAGACCCTGCATTCCCCACTAAAGATATACTTCTTCCTTATGCTGAGCTCTCAAGAACATACACTAAAATGAGGAACGAAGCTTCTCAGTTGTTGCATACAGTCGAAACCTACCATTGTTTTGATAAGTTATTATCGACGACTAAACTCAATGCGGATAGCTTGAGTGCTGATGAGACGATTGAATTTGCGTCAACACTAGCATTGTGGAATAAAGACAGTGCTGAAAAAGAATCCTTAGAAAAGCAAGTTTTTGAAGATGTGGAGTCATCTAGGCAACAGCTACTAAGTACTGCTGGCTATTTAAAATGTGTCCAG AATAATTTACATATCACAGTCACCTCTCTGATCGCTGCTGCGGTTGTTTGGATGTCAGAATTTCCCTCTAGACTTAATCCAATAATCTTGCCGCTGATGGCTTCAATTAAAAGAGAGCAG GAACAAATACTACAACAGAAAGCTGCTGAGGCTCTTGCAGAACTTATTGCGTACTGCGTAGATCGGAAGCCTAGCCCTAATGACAAGTTAATCAAGAATATTTGTAGCTTGACGTGCATGGATCCTAGCGAAACACCTCAAGCTAGTATCATTAGGTCTATAGATATTGTTGATGATCTGGACTTCCTGTCCTCGCGAAGTAACGCAGGAAAACAGAAGTCAAAAGCAGTGTTGGCTGGTGGCGAAGACAGGTCTAAGGTTGAGGGTTTTATCACCAGGAGAGGAGCTGAACTTGCATTGAAGCATTTAAGCGTGAAATTTGGTGGTTCCTTGTTTGACAAGCTCCCTAAATTGTGGGAGTGCCTCACTGAGGTTCTTGTTCCTGTAACTCCTGAAGATCAACAGGACTTTGACCTTAAAATGGAATCTGTCTCTGATCCACAGGTCTTGATAAACAACATTCAG GTTGTACGTTCCGTAGCACCAGTGATGGAAGAAACTCTGAAACCTAGGTTACTTAGTCTCTTGCCTTGCATTTTCAAATGCGTTCGCCATTCCCATGTGGCTGTTAGATTGGCTGCTTCTAGATGTGTTATGACAATGGCTAAATCAATGACAACAAATGTCATGGCAGCAGTAGTGGAAAATGCTATTCCGATGTTGGGAGATTTGACATGCGTAAATGCTAGACAAGGCGCAGGAATGCTTATTGGTTTGCTTGTTCAAGGGCTGGGTGTAGAACTGGTTCCGTATTCTCCTTTATTGGTTGTTCCCCTCCTGAGATGCATGAGTGATGTTGACAGTTCTGTCAGGCAGAGCGTGACACGTAGCTTTGCTGCCCTTGTACCTATGCTTCCGTTAGCTCGTGGGGTTCCCCCTCCTGTAGGGTTGAGCCAAGATCTATCCAGCAACGCAGAGGACGCCAAATTTTTGGAGCAGCTACTTGACAACTCCCATATAGATGATTACAAGCTTTGCACTGAATTAAAAGTTACACTGAGAAG GTATCAACAGGAAGGAATCAATTGGTTAGGATTCTTGAAACGTTTTAAGCTCCATGGAATTCTCTGCGATGATATGGGGCTTGGTAAGACGCTTCAAGCATCTGCAATTGTGGCATCTGATGCAGCAGAGCGTCGTGGCTTAACAGATGAACCAGATGTTTTTCCATCTATAATTGTTTGCCCTTCAACACTAGTTGGCCACTGGGCGTTTGAAATTGAGAAGTATATCGACCTTTCTCTGCTAAGCGTGTTGCAGTATGTTGGCTCTGCCCAAGACCGCGTTTCTCTCCGTGAGCTGTTCAAGAACCACAATGTCATTATCACATCTTATGATGTGGTCCGCAAGGATGCTGATTATCTGACACAATTCTCATGGAACTATTGTATTCTGGATGAGGGCCACATTATTAAGAATGCGAAATCTAAAATTACTTCAGCAGTGAAACAGTTGAAAGCCCAACACCGGCTTATCCTCAGTGGAACGCCAATACAG AATAATATCATCGAGCTGTGGTCCCTTTTTGACTTTTTAATGCCTGGATTTCTTGGGACAGAGAGACAG TTTCAAGCATCTTATGGAAAACCGTTGCTAGCTGCTAGAGATCCTAAATGCTCTGCCAAGGATGCTGAAGCGGGTGTACTGGCGATGGAAGCACTCCATAAGCAA GTTATGCCATTCTTATTGCGGCGTACGAAAGAGGAAGTCCTCTCTGACCTGCCAGAAAAAATCATACAGGACAGATACTGTGACCTTAGTCCTGTCCAGTTGAAGCTTTATGAGCAGTTTTCTGGTTCGCATGCTAAGCAAGAAATATCTACTATCATAAAAGTTGATGGATCAGCAGATTCAAGCAATGTGGAAGTCGCGCCAACAAAAGCATCCACACACGTTTTCCAG GCGCTGCAGTACCTGCTTAAACTCTGCAGTCATCCGCTTCTTGTTCTTGGCGAAAAGGTTACAGAGCCGGTGGCTTCTGATTTAGCAGCAATGATAAATGGATGTTCAGACATTATCACTGAGCTTCATAAAGTTCAACACTCGCCAAAGCTTGTTGCCCTTCAAGAAATTTTAGAAGAATGTGGTATAGGTTCTGAAGCGTCTAGTTCAGATGGAACTCTAAGTGTAGGCCAGCATAGAGTTCTGATATTTGCACAGCACAAA GCTTTGCTGGACATTATTGAAAAAGACTTGTTTCAAGCCCACATGAAAAG CGTCACATATATGCGACTGGATGGTTCAGTTGTACCCGAGAAAAGGTTTGAGATTGTGAAGGCTTTTAACTCAGATCCCACAATTGATGTTCTACTTCTGACAACACATG TTGGTGGACTTGGATTGAACCTGACCTCTGCTGACACGATTGTATTTATGGAGCATGATTGGAATCCTATGCGTGATCATCAG GCGATGGATAGAGCGCATAGATTGGGACAGAAGAGAGTTGTAAATGTACACCGTCTCATAATGCGTGGAACACTGGAAGAAAAAGTTATGAGTCTCCAAAGATTCAAAGTATCGGTTGCCAATACGGTGATCAATGCTGAGAATGCTAGTATGAAGACAATGAACACTGATCAGTTGCTAGACTTATTTGCTTCAGCTGAAACTTCGAAAAAG GGTGGTGCGTCTTCGAAGAAGGGATCAGAGGATAATGATCAGACTGCTGGAACTGGGAAAGGAATCAAAGCAATTCTGGGTAACTTGGAGGAACTGTGGGATCAATCACAGTACACGGAGGAGTACAATCTTAACCAATTCTTAGCTAAGCTAAACGGGTAG
- the LOC103841347 gene encoding uncharacterized protein LOC103841347, producing the protein MSYVPPHKRHENVALRASSVPPSLLTKHKNTKIIYANDFISRWFLVGSEDNNSFQLVPVSLEWRSESEDKPLVVLANSESGKLEDPWLWVAEKVENDLMLGFGRAKEMLLRYASDDVNLRLITRFDTLRDDIVTKRVLEKLKRSFRTNVPKSYVENTVYGVVPKMGFSVEETKELYHVKVFDNTRPDITISCKCMAELNALRHLIIDVSCLDQDLDMRLSVDSKRTLTNLSENEIKSLKELTDSAVIDPNVKGGLKWPLKKSSCGDRYSVCGVWHTVTTTYRNQTLRLQVREADRYDFRTGIGGTSREVFLKLRVLSKLLKEENVERKCVSDMLKDCLKIVWDYFLKTQV; encoded by the exons ATGTCTTACGTTCCTCCACATAAACGACATGAAAACGTAGCACTCAGGGCATCCTCTGTTCCACCTTCTCTTCTTacaaaacacaaaaatacaAAGATAATCTACGCAAACGATTTCATCTCCAGGTGGTTTCTCGTTGGTTCAGAGGACAACAACAGCTTTCAACTTGTACCCGTTTCTTTAGAATGGAGAAGCGAGTCAGAAGACAAACCGTTGGTAGTGTTAGCGAATAGCGAGTCCGGAAAACTGGAAGATCCATGGCTATGGGTAGCAGAGAAGGTAGAGAATGATCTTATGTTGGGATTTGGTAGGGCAAAGGAGATGCTCCTACGTTATGCATCAGATGATGTCAACCTCAGATTGATCACTAGGTTTG ACACTTTACGAGATGATATCGTAACTAAAAGGGTGCTGGAAAAACTCAAGAGATCATTTCGTACAAATGTTCCAAAGTCATATGTCGAGAACACTGTGTATGGAGTGGTTCCTAAGATGGGATTCTCTGTTGAAGAGACCAAGGAGTTGTATCATGTGAAG GTGTTTGACAACACTCGTCCTGATATAACCATCTCTTGTAAATGTATG GCGGAGCTTAATGCTCTGAGGCACTTGATTATCGATGTATCCTGCCTTGACCAAGATCTTGACATGAGGCTATCGGTTGATTCAAAAAGGACATTGACCAATCTATCA GAGAATGAGATCAAAAGTCTCAAAGAACTGACAGATTCAGCAGTGATAGATCCAAATGTTAAAGGTGGGTTAAAATGGCCTCTTAAGAAATCATCATGTGGTGATCGTTACAGCGTTTGCGGCGTATGGCATACCGTCACAACTACATACAGAAACCAGACATTGAGGCTTCAAGTCCGAGAGGCTGATCGGTATGATTTTAGAACTGGAATTGGAGGAACGTCAAGGGAAGTTTTTCTCAAGTTAAGAGTCTTAAGCAAACTACTCAAG GAGGAAAATGTGGAGAGGAAATGTGTTTCAGACATGCTGAAAGATTGTCTGAAAATAGTGTGGGACTACTTTTTGAAGACACAAGTGTAG
- the LOC103841348 gene encoding ethylene-responsive transcription factor WRI1 — MKRPLTTSPSSSSSTSSSACILPTQPETPRPKRAKRAKKSSIPTDVKPQNPTSPASTRRSSIYRGVTRHRWTGRYEAHLWDKSSWNSIQNKKGKQVYLGAYDSEEAAAHTYDLAALKYWGPDTILNFPAETYTKELEEMQRCTKEEYLASLRRQSSGFSRGVSKYRGVARHHHNGRWEARIGRVFGNKYLYLGTYNTQEEAAAAYDMAAIEYRGANAVTNFDISNYIDRLKKKGVFPFPVSQANHQEAVLAEAKQEVEAKEEPTEEVKQCVEKEEPQEAKEEKTEKKQQQQEVEEAVVTCCIDSSESNELAWDFCMMDSGFAPFLTDSNLSSENPIEYPELFNEMGFEDNIDFMFEEGKQDCLSLENLDCCDGVVVVGRESPTSLSSSPLSCLSTDSASSTTTTTITSVSCNYSV, encoded by the exons atgaagAGACCCTTAACCacttctccttcttcctcttcttctacttcttcttcgGCTTGTATACTTCCGACTCAACCAGAGACTCCAAGGCCCAAACGAGCCAAAAGGGCTAAGAAATCTTCTATTCCTACTGATGTTAAACCACAGAATCCCACCAGTCCTGCCTCCACCAGACGCAGCTCTATCTACAGAGGAGTCACTAg ACATAGATGGACAGGGAGATACGAGGCTCATCTATGGGACAAAAGCTCGTGGAATTCGATTCAGAACAAGAAAGGCAAACAAG TTTATCtgg GAGCATATGACAGCGAGGAAGCAGCAGCGCATACGTACGATCTAGCTGCTCTCAAGTACTGGGGTCCCGACACCATCTTGAACTTTCCG GCTGAGACGTACACAAAGGAGTTGGAGGAGATGCAGAGATGTACAAAGGAAGAGTATTTGGCTTCTCTCCGCCGCCAGAGCAGTGGTTTCTCTAGAGGCGTCTCTAAATATCGCGGCGTCGCCAg GCATCACCATAACGGAAGATGGGAAGCTAGGATTGGAAGGGTGTTTGGAAACAAGTACTTGTACCTCGGCACTTATA ATACGCAGGAGGAAGCTGCAGCTGCATATGACATGGCGGCTATAGAGTACAGAGGCGCAAACGCAGTGACCAACTTCGACATTAGTAACTACATCGACCGGTTAAAGAAAAAAGGTGTCTTCCCATTCCCTGTGAGCCAAGCCAATCATCAAGAAGCTGTTCTTGCTGAAGCCAAACAAGAAGTGGAAGCTAAAGAAGAGCCTACAGAAGAAGTGAAGCAGTGTGTCGAAAAAGAAGAACCGCAAGAAGCTAAAGAAGAGAAGACTgagaaaaaacaacaacaacaagaagtgGAGGAGGCGGTGGTCACTTGCTGCATTGATTCTTCGGAGAGCAATGAGCTGGCTTGGGACTTCTGTATGATGGATTCAGGGTTTGCTCCGTTTTTGACGGATTCAAATCTCTCGAGTGAGAATCCCATTGAGTATCCTGAGCTTTTCAATGAGATGGGGTTTGAGGATAACATTGACTTCATGTTCGAGGAAGGGAAGCAAGACTGCTTGAGCTTGGAGAATCTGGATTGTTGCGATGGTGTTGTTGTGGTGGGAAGAGAGAGCCCAACTTCATTGTCGTCTTCACCGTTGTCTTGCTTGTCTACTGACTCtgcttcatcaacaacaacaacaacaataacctCTGTTTCTTGTAACTATTCTGTCTGA
- the LOC103841345 gene encoding uncharacterized protein LOC103841345, giving the protein MGNCFSTSSVAEISPLDLAVKPPLAVVASPAAAAQTHLPAPPTRLPIPPPSAKETTATATATSTVTVKLYGPPNSLVTSYLRFALLHKRVNLRFVPSEDQKPTIQIGSEKTSGTQDALLRYIEEKFPEPRLMLWKFNLEGFDEATPPVVKTIWLQHRSMTWHVERMLRWSEDLAARGGRRAVDPSVGTPKMEIRKFAKSYTQLQEMMLEHAQMEERILFPVLESVDRGMCKSASAEHGRELPLMNGIKEYIKSIAVMDSGICSEELFSLASRFKSLQMMCKAHFEEEEKELLPMVEAAEMGKEKQKKLMNQGLEVMRGTHTNVFDFLLQGLTPQEAMQYLDLLMNFADPDLISSFMCQRDIVD; this is encoded by the exons ATGGGAAACTGCTTCTCTACTTCCTCTGTAGCTGAGATCTCTCCGCTTGACCTCGCCGTCAAACCTCCCCTCGCCGTCGTAGCCTCTCCCGCCGCCGCCGCACAAACTCACCTTCCCGCTCCTCCGACTCGACTCCCAATCCCTCCGCCTTCAGCTAAGGAAACGACAGCTACGGCGACGGCGACCTCCACCGTCACAGTGAAACTATACGGACCGCCGAACAGTCTGGTAACTTCATACCTCCGCTTCGCACTCCTCCACAAGAGAGTAAACCTCCGCTTCGTCCCCTCCGAAGACCAGAAGCCGACGATCCAAATCGGATCGGAGAAAACGTCGGGAACTCAAGACGCTCTCCTCCGCTACATCGAGGAAAAGTTCCCGGAGCCGAGGCTGATGCTATGGAAGTTCAACCTCGAAGGCTTCGACGAGGCGACGCCGCCGGTAGTGAAGACGATCTGGCTTCAGCACAGGAGCATGACGTGGCACGTGGAGAGGATGCTGAGGTGGTCGGAGGATCTAGCGGCACGTGGAGGGAGGAGAGCCGTTGATCCGTCCGTGGGGACGCCGAAGATGGAGATTAGGAAGTTCGCGAAGAGCTACACGCAGTTGCAGGAGATGATGCTTGAGCACGCTCAGATGGAGGAGAGGATCCTCTTCCCTGTTCTTGAATCCGTTGATCGAG GGATGTGTAAGAGTGCAAGCGCAGAACATGGGAGAGAGTTACCGTTGATGAATGGGATCAAGGAGTATATAAAATCGATTGCTGTAATGGATTCTGGGATATGTTCTGAGGAGCTCTTTAGTCTTGCTTCTCGTTTCAAATCACTACAG ATGATGTGTAAAGCTCATTTTGAAGAGGAGGAGAAAGAGTTGCTACCGATGGTGGAAGCTGCAGAGATGGGGAAAGAGAAGCagaagaagctgatgaatcAAGGGTTGGAAGTTATGAGAGGGACTCATACTAATGTCTTTGATTTCCTCCTCCAAGGTCTCACCCCTCAAGAAGCTATGCAGTATCTTGACTTGCTTATGAACTTTGCTGATCCAGATCTTATCTCATCTTTCATGTGCCAACGAGACATTGTTGATTGA